The genomic region tttttttataaaaacagaaataaagctgtttttaaacactttaaaaaagttgaaatgttttttccccaagaatgcttcattgtTTGGacatttcacattgaattattctatttggaatttttcgaatatgaacctatttttcattagctataactctgcttttgctaggtatagagacctgaTATATACCTACaccttttttttcacttttttataggctatagttttgctaagaatattttttttgacaaaatgcttacgttttgagttattttgaaaaaccgtctaagaacgtggttattttgttcaaaaatgaacacattcacttgcaaataactcgaaatctattgatttggtgaaaaaactctatataacaaaagttgtttaaaattagtcagtttatccatttcgggacttatcttggacatatattttttcacccccgagatggggcgaaactcacccccagggcaaaagcacacatcggcaccatatcactttttttctttgacatgttagctatgcgtacgccaaatttcatgtcaatccaagcggttctttcaaatttacagcaaaaaccatgaaagaatgtactataaggAATTGACTGAGTCAAAAAGTTGTAAAAAAACGTCACCTTGAAATACTCGAACGCggctgattttttttttattttgaaggaAATCCTTTAAGAATTACGGGAAAAATATAATCTGACGATTTTCACGAACGATGTAACTAAACTCATATATAGGGTGTGCCAAAAGTACATGCgatggtcgaatatttcgcgaaacaaacatcagatcgaaaaatgtATATTGGTAAAatgtatattagtttaaaaagacctaaagggctacaaacatatacaaaacgttttcgctctgtaacaagagcatcatcagtgttacaagaacatggtgagccaaccaaaaaatacaaggtcaaagcctttcaaaaaacagacaaaagtctaatatcaataaatacatcgaaaaatttaaaggatggataaaattcctaaggatacggctctagggcaacatatgactcccacacgtggtaagtgggtcaataggtaactaggtcattatgttataagaggtggcaggTAAATCAATGGTATACAACCAACTATAGGAAGTTCTTCCTTgaggatttttaaaaaatacgtgttacaatatttttttaaaatctatctaatgacacCAAAGACGACCTCCCACGGAGTTCAGGTTGGGGTTGCTTTGACCCTTTCAGTTATGAGTTTTTGTTTGTAAAGATAAAAATGTTAACCTCGGATGTTGAAgtatatgatttttttttaaagatttatgaACAAAAAGTTTTGCCCATAAAacccatttttttaattaatattcgTTAAAACGACCATGGTGACTCAAGTGTCGCCCAAACGTAAAAGAGACACCAAAAAAATTGGGAAAATTTTCAGTTGGGAATAGAAcacaatttaaattttaaattaaatttatttgaagtttcgatttccatcaaaatataaaacaaaaataaataaattaaacaaattttgtttttgttgcttggtaaaaaattttCTCTTATAATATATTTTGAGacataatcaaattaaaattttattttggttGAGATAGCTCGCCCTATTTTACTACATTGTTAAAAGATTATATATTTTTTCCATGATATTTTGGAAAACGTTTTAGTGTAggtacaaatattttaatattatccaaattaGATAATAATGGTTGAAGCATTTTGTTTATGTAGCTTATTTCTATAGTATAGTATACTGAGCATTTCAACAATCTAAggatatttttattttaagatagaTCAATTTTGGGCGATATATTGAATCTCAAATGTCGATATATGTTCCGATATATCAAAAGTTGAATATCGATatgaaaatattgataaaattttaaaatatattttttttacttactATTAGATTTAAAGAGTATTAGCAAAAGCAAATAAATTATTatgaattttgaaaattatttggaAACTATGGCTACCACTGATCGTTGTAAGTTAAATACCGCGCCTACTGTCAACTTTTTAGtcctaaatccttgttgttcttCAGATATTGGTATTTTATTACCAGTTCCATTTGCTTTTATCTCTGTAAACATTTTGAGAGCTGAGTTGACTACGGTCCCATTTGtacagtaaaaataaatttttaggggaaatatttttattagcaATCAATAAATAAagcttatttataaataaataaaaagaatttatataaaaaaaaattatcactAAAAGCTAATACCACAGTcaattaataaatattataaaaatataaataaatataataaatacaaaaattaatattaaatagaGTTAAATAATACacatgttaataataataataaataagttaATTTAAATATGTTGGGACTAACATTTGATGAATCAAGTTACATATAGACAATCTACCTAATCTTAGTTTCTCTTAAGTGAAACACTCATCATCAATCAAAGAAACATAATGCCTTGAGTGCAGATTGATATTTTTCTATCCAGCCTCATTTTTCAAATCTAAAAACTTCATATTGAGTCAGACTCAAATTGAGTCATCAATTTTGTTCTAATTCATGTTGTATCTCTCCTAAAGTCTTACCCTTAGTTTCTATCAAGTAATATCTCAAAAATATTACCCCCAGAAAGCATACTATcgaacaaaatacaaaatatccaGAGAAACTTAAAATTTCGAGAACTGTGAAGAAGTTCTTAGTAATAGCAAAAACCACCAGCCAGTAAATTGTAGCTGTTAACGAAATTATACCAAATTTTTCTTTTGCTGGCAGTATTTCAGTTAACATTAAGAATGGAAGGGGGCCAAAGCCACAATTGTAGATTATGATGTAAAACACTAAGAAGAACAGAGGTAGAATATTTAAAGCAAAAGGTAATGGATACATACCTTTAACGTATGTAAAGATTGCCAAACAAGCCTGAAAAAATGCTATTCCAAGACCAGAGAAAGTGAATAAAGACTTTCTGTCAAATTTAGGTCCAAGTGCTATGAGTAGAAAACTGCTAAACAAGTGGAAAAGACCTAAAATATTGACAGATACTTCTGGAGTAATATTGGAGTCCAAGTCCTGGAAAAGTTTAATTccataaaacaataaaacatcgACACCAGACAGCTGCTGAATCAAAAAGAGGctgttaacaattattaaagatCTTTTAAAAGCTTTAGAGGAGTAGAGACTAAATATATTAATAGATTCGTCTGCTTGTTGTACAAACTGCATCTCCAACAAAAACTCAGTAACATGTTTTTGATCTTTATTAGTCGCCTTTAGAACAGTTTCTGCTAAAACAGGCTTTTTGCATTTCAGATAAAAATTTGGTGTCTCTTTACCAAAAACTACAAATATTATACAAAACACAAACGATAGCAGGGCTGAAATAAGGCTCATTATGGAAATGCTAACAAACGGCCCAATAATATTTGAGTACAAAAGACCAGAACAGACAGATGTTGATGCAAAAGCAATAAAAAATACTCCTTTTGATTTCCCTGCTATTTCTCCCATATAAACAGGCACCAAAAACATAGAGGACGTAACGGTAAATCCTAGAATCAGTCTAGCAGCATAAAAGGTCTCTACAGTAGTTCCAAAAGCAATCATTAAATTACCAATAAGTGAGCAAATTCCAGAGAATAATAATGTACGTTTCCTTCCTATAGTAATTGCTAGATAGCTGGCAATCCAAGTTCCAATAGCGCAGCCTAATGTCAGCGACGAAACTACCCAAGTCGCTTCATGAGTTTCCAGTGCTCTACCAAATGGACTGGTTTCGTTGTTCACTAATTTTGGCATAGCTGAGGATGACCAGGTTTGAATTGATGCTCCGAGGAACATAATGGGACAtgctaaaataaaataatatataatttaattaaattaaaaaaaaagcttaaattgggtaaaaataattttatttaatcaccacaaaatcattttttatatatagtcggttcgctaaactcagacacaactggctagtgattttagtaagtatttttttgccaattttgctgaaattggcaaaattactaattatttagtaattattaactatttagcaATTATTTTCTTGGCAATTTTAcgaaattgacaaaattacttacCAAAATCACTAGtaaattgtgtctgagtttagcgaaccgactatattataaagtttttcataaaatatatacagtgcgctggaataagtgttacccaccttattaactcttttatttttagcacataagcaaaacgcttaaacaggtcgatttttaaaattatcatagTATATTATACCATCAATGTTTGGAacctttacgcgatccctcttcaggtgataggcataactttgatttttttaaatgggaaagtacatcatgtgacacctcatttaaaagcttttgaaataccgattacaaaaatgtataatattttaatcctatttgagagcgtaggcgcaaaatttcggttgaattatttttaaatccattcatttttttcgaatggtgagaaaactaataagtacatatttttgaacaatttaaacgcagaatgaaaaattacagtATTGTAGAGGGTCTAGAAtccctaagaacttctataatgtttattttaataagtcacaggggtgaaaaaaagttaaagtttagtctgattttgaatttaaaataaatatttcaacaGAAACCTTTTGTTTAGTCTAAAGGACTTTTAGCCCtccgtaataatgtaatatttcattctgcgtttaaattttcaaaaatatttattatttttctcagaattcgaaaaaaattattgcgtttaaaaaaaattcgaccgaaatttttaattttaatactcTCTCAAACAGGAgtaaaatattatacatttttgtaatcagcatttcaaaatctttgaaatgagatgtcacatgatgtactttcccatttaaaaaagtcaaagttatgcctgtcacctgaagaggaattgcgtaaagttcgaaacattgatgctgtaatatactatggttattttaaaaatcgacctatttgagcattttgcttatgtgctacAAATAAAAGAGTTAATAAGGggagtaacacttattccagcgcactgtagaTTTAAAATTACTAACAGTTAGTAATCAATAGACTTaagcaaatatgcaaataaaaaggtatgaaGATTTGCACGGCAAAGGTATGcacgtttatctagaaaatatgcatgtaattaaaaaatatatttacagtatttttttatttacaaacatatttacaatatCTCCACATGGTGTATTAATTAACATGTATATATTTTACTAACTAAgctaattaattaaatatttaagtattttaacaaataaataattgatattatttcgaattgtggtaacaataaataattatcaaatgctgttcaaaattttctaagaaatacttatggcttctatctctttacatagaaaaacttctttcgacattaactgatgtaattggagcattgttcaaatttacgataatagttggttctaaattaagtgaaaatttagtgtgttttgtaataatatctgacagtttttttgaaagtttatatgacggagctgtataaaacaGCTCCCTACTcttcaacctcttcagttaaatactttaaaaaggcaaactcatagtaatctaaatcacttgagaaaggcactctgctgaaacagctgtagtcacatagttgtaataaattttgtggaagtatagaaaacaaacgttttcagtgttttattgttagattgatcagattaacaaaaatggcTATGGATGGATCTCGAGCTAATTAAAGTAACGACAGAGGAAGGTAgcacaaaataaattgcaatagaaacaggagtgggACAGGGCGATTCCCTGACAACCACACTGTTCAACATagcagtagaaagaacaataaTTATTAAGGTAAGCGGAATTAAATGAACTATACAAATACTATACCCTCAATACAAATAGTTTCATGTAGATGATATAGTTTTTATGGTAAGACACAAAGAAATATtataagaagcagtaacaatcctggcaaaggAAGCACGgtaaagaggtctagaaattaacgaaggaaaagcAAAATATCtgctctgctctagaagagaagatttcaacaatttaaatatttgggagtaataatGAATGACCAAAATAAGGGAAATGAAGAAGTAACAAAGCaaatactagcaggcaacaacACATACTGGAGAGATCATAGGCTAATAAAGAACAAGAACTTATTCAGAACTACAAAACTAAAAATATACAGTGTTGTAATCGGATCAGTagtacgtacgcagctgagaaaATGTGCctcagaaaaatatgaaaaaaaattgagaatgttcgaaaggaaaatcctcagacggcCTATGGGCACGATAAGAAtagacaacggagaaatgagaagaaaaaagaaccatgaactaagagacataatgaaggcagaagatatagttagatttattaaagcgcaGTGGGGttgggacacatagagagaaggaaaaatgacctactgattaagaaaatcaccagatggaaaccatAAACCagaagaccaagaggaagacccagagagagatgggagcaTTCAGTCataagagatatcaaaattctg from Diabrotica virgifera virgifera chromosome 3, PGI_DIABVI_V3a harbors:
- the LOC114332628 gene encoding facilitated trehalose transporter Tret1-like, giving the protein MWRALLACPIMFLGASIQTWSSSAMPKLVNNETSPFGRALETHEATWVVSSLTLGCAIGTWIASYLAITIGRKRTLLFSGICSLIGNLMIAFGTTVETFYAARLILGFTVTSSMFLVPVYMGEIAGKSKGVFFIAFASTSVCSGLLYSNIIGPFVSISIMSLISALLSFVFCIIFVVFGKETPNFYLKCKKPVLAETVLKATNKDQKHVTEFLLEMQFVQQADESINIFSLYSSKAFKRSLIIVNSLFLIQQLSGVDVLLFYGIKLFQDLDSNITPEVSVNILGLFHLFSSFLLIALGPKFDRKSLFTFSGLGIAFFQACLAIFTYVKGMYPLPFALNILPLFFLVFYIIIYNCGFGPLPFLMLTEILPAKEKFGIISLTATIYWLVVFAITKNFFTVLEILSFSGYFVFCSIVCFLGVIFLRYYLIETKGKTLGEIQHELEQN